A window from Pangasianodon hypophthalmus isolate fPanHyp1 chromosome 4, fPanHyp1.pri, whole genome shotgun sequence encodes these proteins:
- the keap1a gene encoding kelch-like ECH-associated protein 1A, with protein MICPRKKRPIKDEDFSAIVVPSMKGHGYLDYTIESHPSRALHLMDELRQHGLLCDLVLRVTYKDTMVDFKVHKLVLAACSPYFKAMFTSNFKECQASEVTLRDVCPQVISRLVDYAYTSRITVGEKCVLHVLLAAMRFQMEDVAKACCDFLMKNLEPSNVIGIARFAEEIGCVELHQRCREYINSHFSEVTKEEEFFSLTHCQLLELISQDSLKVLCETEVYKACTDWVRWDAEARSQYFHALLNAVHIYALPAKFLKRQLQSCPILSKANSCKDFLSKIFHDMTLRKYLPPTPYRGTKLIYVAGGYKQHSLDSMEAFDPRNNTWLPLEPMTQPCSGLGASVLFGLFYTVGGRNLSMQSNADSATLSCYNPMTNQWTQLASLNTARNRVGTGELDGSIYAVGGSHGSTHHNTVERYDPETNRWTYVAPMSVARLGAGVAACGGALYVVGGFDGQNRWRTVERYQPDTNTWHHVASMNTARSGLGVVSIDSYLYAVGGYDGQRQLNTMERYNVARDVWEPMASMVHSRSAHGVTVYHDKLFVFGGFNQSGFLSSVESYCPGSNQWTYVTDMPVGRSGMGVGVTMEPCPGCFPEEEDEL; from the exons ATGATATGTCCAAGGAAGAAGAGGCCCATCAAAGATGAGGATTTTTCAGCCATCGTGGTGCCCTCGATGAAAGGCCATGGCTATCTGGACTACACCATTGAGAGTCACCCTTCCAGAGCCCTTCATCTCATGGATGAGTTGCGTCAACACGGACTGCTCTGTGACCTGGTACTTCGAGTGACGTACAAAGATACGATGGTTGATTTCAAG GTGCACAAACTGGTACTGGCAGCCTGCAGCCCATACTTCAAAGCCATGTTCACCAGCAACTTCAAGGAGTGCCAGGCCTCAGAGGTGACTCTCAGGGATGTTTGCCCTCAGGTGATCAGTAGGTTGGTGGACTATGCCTATACCTCCCGCATCACAGTAGGGGAAAAGTGTGTGCTGCACGTCCTGCTGGCTGCCATGCGCTTCCAAATGGAGGACGTGGCGAAAGCATGCTGTGACTTCCTGATGAAGAACCTAGAGCCCTCAAACGTCATTGGGATTGCCCGGTTTGCAGAGGAGATAGGCTGTGTCGAGCTGCATCAGCGGTGTCGGGAGTATATCAACAGTCACTTCAGTGAG GTGACCAAAGAAGAGGAGTTCTTCAGCCTGACGCACTGCCAGCTGCTGGAGCTCATCAGTCAGGACAGTCTGAAGGTTCTGTGCGAGACTGAGGTCTACAAAGCCTGCACTGACTGGGTGCGATGGGATGCGGAGGCTCGCTCCCAGTACTTCCATGCTCTGCTCAATGCTGTCCATATCTACGCCTTGCCTGCCAAGTTCCTCAAGAGGCAGCTGCAGTCATGTCCTATCTTGAGCAAGGCCAACTCCTGCAAAGACTTCCTCTCCAAGATCTTCCATGACATGACCCTCCGCAAGTACCTGCCCCCTACTCCATACCGAGGCACTAAGTTGATCTACGTGGCTGGGGGTTACAAGCAGCACTCGTTGGACTCCATGGAGGCTTTTGACCCACGAAACAACACTTGGCTGCCCCTGGAGCCGATGACGCAACCCTGTAGTGGCTTGGGCGCCTCTGTACTGTTTGGGCTCTTCTACACTGTGGGGGGTCGAAACCTCTCAATGCAGAGCAACGCAGACTCCGCAACACTGTCCTGCTACAACCCCATGACCAATCAGTGGACCCAGCTAGCTTCGCTTAACACAGCCAGAAACAGAGTGGGCACTGGGGAACTCGACGGGAGCATCTACGCTGTTGGAGGATCCCATGGCTCCACACATCACAACACAGTGGAGAG GTACGATCCAGAGACAAACAGGTGGACATATGTGGCGCCGATGTCCGTGGCACGCCTGGGAGCTGGAGTGGCAGCGTGCGGGGGAGCTCTGTATGTGGTGGGGGGCTTCGATGGCCAAAACCGGTGGAGAACAGTAGAACGCTATCAACCAGACACCAACACTTGGCACCATGTAGCATCTATGAACACTGCACGTAGTGGCTTAG GTGTGGTGTCTATAGATTCTTACCTCTACGCAGTGGGTGGTTATGACGGCCAAAGGCAACTCAACACTATGGAGAGATATAACGTAGCCAGAGACGTTTGGGAGCCCATGGCGTCCATGGTCCACAGTCGGAGTGCCCACGGAGTCACGGTCTACCACGACAAACTCTTCGTGTTTG GTGGTTTCAACCAGAGTGGTTTCCTGTCCAGCGTGGAGAGTTACTGCCCAGGAAGTAACCAGTGGACGTACGTGACGGACATGCCAGTGGGTCGAAGTGGGATGGGAGTAGGTGTAACCATGGAGCCGTGCCCGGGCTGCTTTCCAGAGGAGGAAGACGAACTATGA